In a single window of the Salvelinus namaycush isolate Seneca chromosome 18, SaNama_1.0, whole genome shotgun sequence genome:
- the LOC120062952 gene encoding C-C motif chemokine 4-like, with protein MTSQVAGLLFVATVCLGYASVFSEVPMDCCLLTTETRFPRHFKMVSYLLQTTEKGCNIDATVFITKTGLRLCTPHPTKSTWVADYIKRLERNISLWIADTPQQ; from the exons ATGACATCTCAAGTGGCAGGACTTCTCTTCGTCGCGACAGTGTGCTTGGGCTATGCATCAG tattctCTGAGGTACCCATGGACTGCTGTCTCCTCACCACTGAGACACGTTTCCCTCGCCACTTCAAGATGGTCTCCTACCTCCTGCAGACCacagaaaaaggctgtaacattGATGCCACTGT GTTCATCACTAAGACAGGGTTGAGACTGTGCACGCCCCATCCCACAAAGAGCACGTGGGTGGCAGACTACATCAAACGTCTGGAGCGAAACATCTCCCTCTGGATAGCTGATACACCTCAGCAGTAA